TCCAAATCTTCGGCTCCAAACAATTGTTTCTCCAATATCATATCCACCATTGATGCCCTGAAATCTCCACGGGGATCTCTCGACTTCTTCTCTACCGCCAGACTCTCCTCGATCATCGAAGGTGGGTTTTTACTCGACTGGGCAGTTTTCCGGCGAGGCTTGGTCGTTTTACGGCGACCAGAAGAAACATAATCTTCGTCGTAGTAGAGATGGGTTGACATTGTGTGACCAAATCCCAGTTCAGTTTCTGGCTGGTGGGTTTTTTTCACTGTGGTCTTTCTTCCTGGTTTCCGGCGAGTTTTAGTGGTTTTTGGTGGCGCAGGCAGCGGCGCACTGTGGGTAATAACTCCACCGACGACTCTATTAGACGAGGACAGTGAAGATCGGAAGCTGCGTTCTCCCAGTTCATCGATGCTTTTCATCTCCTCCCACCTTGTTCCCCGGAAAGCTTTCCGACGAATAGAGTCGCCGGAACAAGAAGACAAGCTGAACAAAGCATCTGTTTCCGGGAACTTTTCTTCGCCGCTGCTAAACCACCCACTATTAGACGAAGAGCTCTGCTGCAGGTTACAAAGATTAATCTTCTTCCATTCTTGAAACCTTTTAGATTCTTTCAGAGACGCCGTCATTGAAACAGGCGTAACCGGAGGACATTTCCTTCCTTCCGCATCGGAAGAACCATGCTTTGAAACCAAGATCCCGTTAAATTTCCCAGgatttttgtgttttttcaaGAAAGAAGAGTGGTCATTTTCATCATGAGAAATTTTACTCACACTACTATCGCTAGTTTTGGGGATGGAAACAGAgcaatctgcaacatctggcagtGTTCTCAAGTGgcaagaagaaaaagaagaagaaaacaaacgagaaattttgaggatcaaattaTGATTTTCCATGGTTTTGAATTTTTGCATGCATTTAAACTTGTATATATATAGGGGGGGAACTTTGGGTCAGCCTCCGTACGTCACAAGAATTAATTGTCTACGCTCGTCTTGTGTATATGTCTCTAGATATTCTTtcttattaattaaatttataatctTGATTGACCAATTGATTTTATTTATGTAATTTACGTATCTACCACTTCATGTTTtccaagtttaaaattttattatacaCAAATTATTATTCTACCATTCATACGATGCCAATAGAACCAACCGTCGTTATTATACGATGCATATCAAGGTAAAATCTTAAGACGAAACAGTACATTGTAAATCATACTATCCAGATAAAGaatgtgtctcatgtgagatcgtctcacgaatcttaatctgtgagatgagtcaactctacccatattcacaataaaaagtaatactcttagtatgaaaaatactattttttcatggacaacccaaataagagatatgtcttacaaatacgacccgtaagaccgtctcacacaagtttttgccccaGATAAATAGCACTTGACAAACTTTGTAAAACATACTGGTAGGAAAAATCGaactaataataattaattaagtgttcACAGCCTACTCCACCAATTCAGAGGCTCATATATAATAATTACTTTATCATAAATTTTGTGGTTTTGATCATTATCAGTGGAATTTATATCGACGCTCTCCTATTGAATATCTCTGTCTCGGCGTTTGAATAATCAGGGCCCTGGACAAGTTTATATCTATATACTTTTAAATATTCCAAGGCCAacccaaataatatatatagtaACAATCACGTGACATGAACATTAAATCAATATAAGACCACATACATGAACTTATTCCGACATTCACGTTTCAAGCATTGTTttaaattttctcaaaatttggGAATGGAATTTTAAGGTTTACTAAAtttcttaatataaaaaaaaaaaaaacagctgACAATAATATATCtacatattatttaatataaacctCGATCTCCCGATTGACATTAAtgcaataataatataatagaaTATATTTCCCATGCTTTAATTtagttttttcttaaaaaaaaaacatattagggAATTGATATTTATGATGAATAACTTTAAATTTCTACTTCGAACAATATTTATagctaaaaaatatatatatttactcgAATAATAAATATTCTTGTATTTGTGCGTGGGTGGAGGAGAGTATCAAGGCTTGAAGCTCCGTGTGCAGCGGCGTATTATCTCAACCAAACGATGTCGGTACGCATTCGTCTTATTCTATATTCCAAATGCAACCAAACATTAACACacacaaaatcatatttaatcaattaattttcCACAAAATTAGATAGGATGTATAGGCATTATACATAATTTCCTATTATTTTGTAAATGAGAGTAAattaagatatcatcaaaaATCTATATCTAATatagttttaaaatattttagttaaaACGCGATCATTGTATTCTTCACAATCCCTCCAGAGGTAGCTGAATTTAACCAAGTTGTGAGTACATATATGATGATATTTGGGCGAccatgataataataataatttagtgTTTAGGAAATTTGAGTAAAGATCATGGCTTCGATAATACCTGCAAACAAgaaaagaactcgtgaatgAGTGCTAGAAGAGTGTCCGACGTGgtcactccgatgcttaagtcaacATGTTGAAGATGAAGAACACGAGCAATATATGTGAGGATATATGTGAGTGCTTGAGAGTGCAAATTTTTTCAGAATCATTAATTGAGAAATATATCTGCTATttaaaggaaagaaaatcaagGATTACCTCGATTTGCGCGTACACCTACAACTCATAGCTTTTGATGTTGACTTCCTGTCAAGCAACCCTACATTTGATAGCTTCTCTGACACGTCAAACCCGTGTAGTTCTGACAGATAAGATAGCACTTGAATGCGACACTGTTATCGAAGTAGCCCGAGTAGAAATCGCCTGAGAGTTTACATGAGAGCCCGGGCTTCTGGTTGCCCGGGGAGTAGAGTCCGGGCATCTCCCTGCCCGGCTGCTAAAGAAAGCACTCTGTATATTGACCCTGTTTTGAGAATCCATTTAATATCTCAGATTATCCATGACCCGACTCTTACGGgagtataaatataatatatatccaCCTCGTTTTAATTGAATTTGCAGAAGGGAAAAGAAAAAGGCATCTTGAAGCTTTAGAAGGTTCCAAGAAAGCGGAGACACAAGAAGTCGTACCTGTAAACTTGCTGTGAATTTCAAAGTATGAGTTCCAGTACGTATACAATACATAATAACACACCAAATGCTACGTGACAATTAATCTGCCCTCGATTTCCAAACCAAGCTTCAGTCACATATCACTCCGTTACAATGAAATGATGTATACATACAATTAGTTCAAATTTCATGTACATATACTTCATTTAAAGAATTATTCACTTAATTTTAGATGATTTTTgatcacatatatatatatatatatatatatatatatatatatatatatatatatatatttgtaacaaTCTTAACTgccaatatatatatttggaaATTAATATTAGAATTTTAACATAACTCAACACCAAAAGTTAACTCAATGGAGGGAAGATTGTCCAAACTCATATATGCAAATTTCATGTATTTTATCCAACCAACGTGGAATAACtaacaaaaatattaaataagagCTAGCTAGCATCttgtaaattttgaattttggacAAGAGACGTTACTGAGATATCCAAACGACTTATTGCATTATAAGAATCAAAGGGGATCGAGCACATGAAACCTTATACGCTCCAAACAACCAAAAGCATTAGGAcaaaaaaattgtttattttTGCCACTTTAGGACAATTAGTAAATCTTTAAAATATAGTAATTCTaattcactttttttttttaaaaaatgtgagATAATAGGTTTCTCCTttcaataatataataataatagctTTGAAACTAAACgtcaacagtttttaaaaattatagtaAATTTTGTTATCCCTAAAAAGTATTTGACTTGTGGTGATGTGATTGTCATTGATTTTTGCTTGAATTTGTCTTCTTTGCATTGTATTTATTCGTTTGTTTCAACTTTCCAAGTAAAACCCAAAACTCACCTTAACCAGTTGTTTTCCGATTCTGTGTGAAATAATCACATGACGAGTGTACGTATTCGTGACATCAACAAAAAATTCATGATTGGGCTATATAATAACTAATATAAATTTTCGTGTCacgatattaaaaaaaatgaaaaaaaagttATAATTTAGATCTTAAGTAAAATACACATAAAATTTCG
This region of Primulina eburnea isolate SZY01 chromosome 14, ASM2296580v1, whole genome shotgun sequence genomic DNA includes:
- the LOC140812572 gene encoding uncharacterized protein, which translates into the protein MENHNLILKISRLFSSSFSSCHLRTLPDVADCSVSIPKTSDSSVSKISHDENDHSSFLKKHKNPGKFNGILVSKHGSSDAEGRKCPPVTPVSMTASLKESKRFQEWKKINLCNLQQSSSSNSGWFSSGEEKFPETDALFSLSSCSGDSIRRKAFRGTRWEEMKSIDELGERSFRSSLSSSNRVVGGVITHSAPLPAPPKTTKTRRKPGRKTTVKKTHQPETELGFGHTMSTHLYYDEDYVSSGRRKTTKPRRKTAQSSKNPPSMIEESLAVEKKSRDPRGDFRASMVDMILEKQLFGAEDLEKLLSCFLNLNAVRYHGIIFEVFSEICEALFTY